A window of Populus trichocarpa isolate Nisqually-1 chromosome 17, P.trichocarpa_v4.1, whole genome shotgun sequence genomic DNA:
tttttcaagatcagCTAGGAGCCGGTTTAAGAATACCCGACGGCTGGATGGGGGAAAAAGTTACATGTTCAGCGACACCGTTCCTCTAAAAACCGGCCCCTCAATCACGAATCACCGAATCAAATAGCTGTTGAGtctgttttcttgatttcaaaaccaagaaaaccacaGACATCAAAAGTACTCATCAGTTCCCACAAACATTGTAAGATTTGCAACAAATTCCTCTCTTTCAAGTCATGTCATGTCTCTTCTCACGAGTTTCAAGGCCTTGAAAGAAATCCTTAAACCCTGCTCAAATCTTTCAAcaacaacatcatcatcatcctcttcttctttaacaCAGCCATCATTCTCCCAAGAACCAGAACCAGCACTAACCATCTCAAGAAAGCCACCAAAATCCTCTCTTTCAAAGCAACTCCAACGTCTTGGAGAACCTTTTCGTCCTTTATCACAACAGAATGGCTCACTAAATGCAAGAACTCAACAACCCCAGAATTCACAAGGGCTTAGAAATGAAGCCCAAGTTGTAAAATCTGAAGATAGGcaggaagaagaggagaaggagAGGGAGTTTGAGGATCTTGGGAGAACTAAATTGGGTCAGTTTCAGTTTGAACATACTGGACCCTTTGAGCCACTAGTCCTTTCTTTGCTTGGAGAGGTTCCTGTCATACGGGTAATTGATAATTATGCATTTTATGCTTCGAATTGTTTTGACCCAgttgtttatttcttttgtaattGCAGTTTCTGggttcaagttttgtttttgtgttggaAAGTATGtgtctttttgttgtttgaatTAGAAAGTTCACTTTTTTCTATGTTAAGGAGTTGTTTCTTCTTTTAGAAGTATGTTATGTGTAGTGCAATTGTTACAGAATTTGATTAACTTTGGAGAAGagtaaattttgaattgtaatAGCAAAATTGGATTATAGAAGTTAAGAACACGTAAAAAACTTgcttaatttacatttaagaaacacacacacacagaatagagagttctttaatttttgggAATCtgtggatgatttttttttttctgctaatTTTGATTGCAGGTTCCTGCTTCTATTAACTGCAGGTTGCTTGAACATCAAAGGGAGGgagtaaaatttttatataagcTATACCTAGACAACCATGGAGGTGTTCTTGGTGATGACATGTCAGTATATTTGTTGTGTTGAAATATGTGatttcttgataagttttgtATTTCATATGTGACAGTTTTACTCTCAGATGATTATGCATGACCCATTTTGACAACAATTTACTGTCCTTGTCAGACACTGAAAGTGTTTTCTTGCCTGAGTCGTTTATCACTTGTAGATATTTGACCAACAATAATGGCATTTTCTTGTTAAGCTAATTTTGAGTTTATGCATGTATGGAGTATGCATTTACGAATTTACATATTATTCCTTGTATGAATACTCCTGAATTTTCTGGTGGGCTGATATCTGTTggctttgtttttgaaaaaatggaTCAGGGGACTAGGCAAGACCATTCAGACAATTGCTTTCCTGGCTGCTATCTttgaaaaagatgaagaatccgGTGAGTCCATAACATTAAAGGGAAACCAAGTAGGTAAAAAAGGCCCTGTCCTTATAATTTGCCCCACTTCTGTTATCCACAATTGGGAAAGTGAATTCTCTAGATGGGCAAGCTTTAGTGTTTCTCTTTACCATGGGACAAACCGTGATTTGATACTTGAGAAACTGAAAGCTGGTGGAGTTGAGATACTGATTACCAGTTTTGACACGTACAGAATTCATGGCAGCATTTTGTCAGAGGTGGATTGGGAGGTTGTGATTGTTGATGAGGCGCATCGGCTTAAAAATGAAAAGTCAAAATTATATCTAGCATGTTTAGAAATTAAAACGAGAAAACGTATTGGTCTCACAGGAACTGTTATGcagaataaaattattgagcTGTTTAATCTCCTTGATTGGGTTGCTCCCGGGTCTCTGGGATCAAGGGAACACTTTCGAGAGTTTTATGATGAACCTCTCAAgcatggccaaaggtcaactgCACCTGAAAGTTTTGTCCGGAAAGCTGATAAGCGCAAAGAGCACCTAGTGTCAGTTCTTTGTAAGTACATGCTTAGAAGGACAAAGGAGGAGACCATTGGACATCTTATGATGGGAAAGGAAGACAATGTTGTGTTCTGTTCCATGAGTGAATTGCAAAGGCGGGTTTATAGGAGCATGTTGCAACTGCCAGACATCCAGTGCCTTGTAAATAAGGATCTTCCATGTAGTTGTGGCAGCCCTCTAAAACAGGTGGAATGCTGCAAAAGGATTGTGCCAGATGGAATTATATGGCCCTACCTTCATAGGGATAACCCTGAAGGTTGTGATTCGTGCCCCTATTGCCTTGTTCTTCCTTGCCTTGTGAAACTCCAACAGGTGAAAGGACTTTTCTGTTTTCTATTTCTTGTTTTGTGATGAGTGATCGTTGGAAAGTAGACTTCCTGTCTATTTCCTCATACTCACTTTTGGATCCAACTAACAGATAAGCAATCACCTCGAGCTGATTAAGCCTAACCCTAGGGATGAACCGGATAAACAGAAGAAGGATGCAGAGTTTGCCTCTGCTGTCTTTGGTGCTGATGTAGATTTGGTGGGAGGAAATGCCCAAAGTGAAAATTTCATGGGCTTGAGCGATGTCAAACATTGTGGGAAAATGCAAGCATTAGAAAAGTTAATGTTTTCCTGGGCTTCACGAGGTGACAAAATTCTTCTCTTCAGCTATTCTGTCAGGTAATGCTTCATAACTTTGCAGACCTGCCTGTGGTGcgactatttatttttctcgTTATACTAGATGTTTCTCTCATAGTGACATAATAAATTTGATcaacacatgtttttttctgttcagaaattcaatatataaatctaagaaaataaaatttttcatctTGCCCGTTGATGTATATTATTCTGTCATGAAGTGACTGTTTATGtagttaatatttgattttgtagAATAGCTGTAATAAATGATTTTCATAACTCCTATTGTTCGAGCATCCTGGTTTTACCACTTCTAAagttaaactctttttttccaGGATGCTGGACATACTGGAAAAATTTCTGATACGCAAAGGGCATAGCTTCTCGAGACTTGATGGTTCTACTCCAACTAACTTGCGTCAATCTTTGGTTGATGACTTCAACTCTAGTCCAAGCAAACAGGTAGCTTTCAAGTAAACAGATGACTAAAAAGTTTGTTCCCCAAATTTCTTGCaactttaatcttttttattttgcaggTGTTCCTTATATCAACTCGAGCTGGTGGGCTTGGATTGAATCTTGTCAGCGCAAATCGCGTAGTTATATTTGATCCAAACTGGAATCCTGCCCAAGACTTGCAGGCCCAAGACAGGTCGTTTCGTTTTGGACAGAAGCGGCATGTTGTGGTTTTCCGCCTTCTTGCAGCTGGTTCTTTTGAGGAACTTGTTTATTCCCGTCAAGTGTACAAACAGCAGCTGTCAAATATTGCTGTTTCAGGGAAGATAGAAAACCGGTATTTTGAAGGCGTTCAGGTACCCTTTTTTCAATGGAAGGGCTGGTGTGTGGGTTTCATATTTCCttggggttttttttctatttgtacTGAAAAATTCAGAGTTTCTCCCTTTGTTTTGTTGGGATTTTCAGGATTGCAAAGAATTTCAGGGTGAGCTTTTTGGTATTTGCAATCTGTTCCGTGATCTATCTGATAAGCTTTTTACCAGTGAAATCATTGAACTACATGAGAAACAGGGAAAGGGTGATGGACAATGCTCTACTACAATGCAAGAGTTGCCTGAACTTGGGACCTGTTTCCTTCATCCTGACCAAGCAGCTGTAACAACTTCATCAGCATGCGAAACCAGTGACAATGGGAATCATGAGAGTGTTACAAGGAAGAAACCTGTTCTTGAAGAGTTAGGTAAGTATAtttgtttgtatcttcttctacttatcatttgttttcttcagaTTGGTTAATATTCAAATGCACTGCATCAATCTATACCTCAAAATGTTGTTATAAAGTTTTACACTTAAATTCACATGGTATTAGATACTACTGCACAATTTAGCAGTCATTTTCATTCAGCAGTGATTTTTCTATGAGAATATTTTGGCATAAGAATAAAGCTATCTGTAAAAAGGTGCAAGTTTTGCTGCAATTGAGGTAGATGAGAATTTGCTAAGATGGATTTGTCATAAATGGCCAttgattcaagttttttaacTGATATAGTTCTTAGAtaagaactaaaataaaccgataaaacaaaaaaataaactagaagaTAGTATGTAAGGGATGAAGGTACCAACCGCAAAAGTTTTGAGTGTTTTGTATCCGGAGAATTTCCTATTTTACTACTAGATAGCTTGCggattttttaaagaatgtGCACGTACACATgcatgtgagagagagagatggtacAAGCTGTTCAATGCGATATAATTTCCTTGCTGTTCAGGTATTCTTTACACTCATCGGAACGAGGACATTGTCAATATTGGACCTGGAATTAGAAAGAACACAGAAGAAAGCATCCCTGGTAAAGATAGCATAAACAACCCTCCTGTTAAGCGGCGAAGGAAACCAGATGATGTAGGTGGGAAAAGGAATGATTTGCCATCCAAGGATTGGAAAAAGATCCAATATAGTCTCCTTGCTCAGTTCATGGGAATGGGGGAGGTTGAATTTAGCAAATGGGTTCTATCAGCAACCACTTCAGAGAGAGAAAATGCGCTTCGGGACTACaagaagaggaaggagaagatGCCTGATGGTTGAAAATAGCAAAATAGCTTCCCTTGTAAATTTCTACTCTCTGCATATTTTAGCAATATTGTACAGGTAGATAGAtgtaaaggaagaaaaagatgcTGGAAGTGAAAAAGCATTGTTTCATTTCCGCCCTCTGTATTAGCTGTTAGGTTGccatcaattaaatatattaaaagttaaataatgaGAAATTGTTGGCATTTCTAGCGTCCTTCCGAAGACAATAGATTCAGAAGATATGATTGACTTGTGTTTCAAGAGATTTGTATGGGATTTTGGGATCCTgggttgattttaaaatttgtccAACTGGCAGATGTGATTGTTCATCCAATTTCAGCAGAGGAATTGAAGGAAAACCTAACAACCAGATAATTTACTTTCTTAAGTTAGGTTTGTTGGACAGGGAACAGCAAGGCAAGGAGGCATGAGAAAGCTAGGCCATCACCATTAGGCACCTTCCATTAGACCAGTCATTGGTATGACGATCAATATTACACTATACCAGTCATTAGTATGACAACAAAAACAGAATTCCATTAGACACAGCACAGCGTTCATAGACTAGCCAGAAGCATGAGGCATCTATAAACACATCAATATTGTACTACACTATCAACAGCACTTCAACTTGCCTCTGGTTTCCGGTGCCGATGACCCATGTCAAGTTGCCAACTAGAACAAAATATACCAGAGGAGAGCAGAGGGGTCACACGAGAAGCCTTTCACGCAAATATCAAATACATGCAAGGATGGATTCTGTTTGGACCATTAATGTTGTTCTAGCTTAACACAAGCGGATCTCCAAAAACTGCTCAAAGACAGAATATGCGTGTGGTTTCTCAATTTACACATTTCTATAACAATGGCAGCTAAGATCTCCGTATCTTGAATCTGGAAACTGGCTTTGAAGGTTGAGAGCTGGATGACTGCAAAGTTCAATAACAATTGTGATCGGTAGATAATGGCTTGTTGTACAGCATTGTTATCCAAATAGATCAACAATACCTGTGATGAAACGGCATCTTGTCCTGATGTTGGTAAGTTGTATGTGCGCTCCACAACAGAACCTGTAAAGGCCTGTACAGTAGATGAATGATCGATTAGGGCTACATAACTAGGGCTACATAACTACTAACTACAGTTCACTTCAACCAACTGACAAGTTAACTGTAAACAAACCTTGGAACTGTCAAATGCTGGTTTTGAAGCCTGCACGTGTGTTATGGAAAAAACACATTAAGCaattatgattaaaaacaatgaaa
This region includes:
- the LOC18106772 gene encoding switch 2 isoform X1; the protein is MSLLTSFKALKEILKPCSNLSTTTSSSSSSSLTQPSFSQEPEPALTISRKPPKSSLSKQLQRLGEPFRPLSQQNGSLNARTQQPQNSQGLRNEAQVVKSEDRQEEEEKEREFEDLGRTKLGQFQFEHTGPFEPLVLSLLGEVPVIRVPASINCRLLEHQREGVKFLYKLYLDNHGGVLGDDMGLGKTIQTIAFLAAIFEKDEESGESITLKGNQVGKKGPVLIICPTSVIHNWESEFSRWASFSVSLYHGTNRDLILEKLKAGGVEILITSFDTYRIHGSILSEVDWEVVIVDEAHRLKNEKSKLYLACLEIKTRKRIGLTGTVMQNKIIELFNLLDWVAPGSLGSREHFREFYDEPLKHGQRSTAPESFVRKADKRKEHLVSVLCKYMLRRTKEETIGHLMMGKEDNVVFCSMSELQRRVYRSMLQLPDIQCLVNKDLPCSCGSPLKQVECCKRIVPDGIIWPYLHRDNPEGCDSCPYCLVLPCLVKLQQISNHLELIKPNPRDEPDKQKKDAEFASAVFGADVDLVGGNAQSENFMGLSDVKHCGKMQALEKLMFSWASRGDKILLFSYSVRMLDILEKFLIRKGHSFSRLDGSTPTNLRQSLVDDFNSSPSKQVFLISTRAGGLGLNLVSANRVVIFDPNWNPAQDLQAQDRSFRFGQKRHVVVFRLLAAGSFEELVYSRQVYKQQLSNIAVSGKIENRYFEGVQDCKEFQGELFGICNLFRDLSDKLFTSEIIELHEKQGKGDGQCSTTMQELPELGTCFLHPDQAAVTTSSACETSDNGNHESVTRKKPVLEELGILYTHRNEDIVNIGPGIRKNTEESIPGKDSINNPPVKRRRKPDDVGGKRNDLPSKDWKKIQYSLLAQFMGMGEVEFSKWVLSATTSERENALRDYKKRKEKMPDG
- the LOC18106772 gene encoding switch 2 isoform X2; translated protein: MGLGKTIQTIAFLAAIFEKDEESGESITLKGNQVGKKGPVLIICPTSVIHNWESEFSRWASFSVSLYHGTNRDLILEKLKAGGVEILITSFDTYRIHGSILSEVDWEVVIVDEAHRLKNEKSKLYLACLEIKTRKRIGLTGTVMQNKIIELFNLLDWVAPGSLGSREHFREFYDEPLKHGQRSTAPESFVRKADKRKEHLVSVLCKYMLRRTKEETIGHLMMGKEDNVVFCSMSELQRRVYRSMLQLPDIQCLVNKDLPCSCGSPLKQVECCKRIVPDGIIWPYLHRDNPEGCDSCPYCLVLPCLVKLQQISNHLELIKPNPRDEPDKQKKDAEFASAVFGADVDLVGGNAQSENFMGLSDVKHCGKMQALEKLMFSWASRGDKILLFSYSVRMLDILEKFLIRKGHSFSRLDGSTPTNLRQSLVDDFNSSPSKQVFLISTRAGGLGLNLVSANRVVIFDPNWNPAQDLQAQDRSFRFGQKRHVVVFRLLAAGSFEELVYSRQVYKQQLSNIAVSGKIENRYFEGVQDCKEFQGELFGICNLFRDLSDKLFTSEIIELHEKQGKGDGQCSTTMQELPELGTCFLHPDQAAVTTSSACETSDNGNHESVTRKKPVLEELGILYTHRNEDIVNIGPGIRKNTEESIPGKDSINNPPVKRRRKPDDVGGKRNDLPSKDWKKIQYSLLAQFMGMGEVEFSKWVLSATTSERENALRDYKKRKEKMPDG